One segment of Triticum aestivum cultivar Chinese Spring chromosome 2A, IWGSC CS RefSeq v2.1, whole genome shotgun sequence DNA contains the following:
- the LOC123190839 gene encoding uncharacterized aarF domain-containing protein kinase At1g71810, chloroplastic, which yields MLLLRPLPLPLPAPALRVRPAARGPRPRAASGYGAGGVSEEDAFTRCSGYLFEEGLATEGDLPTAYDIPGIARVYGRRPLLVLRRSLQIGTSFGRWFALRYLDSLNDRADDMFEVRAAQLRRILLELGPAFVKIAQAVSSRPDVIPPAYLDELSLLQDRIAPFSTELAFDIIEKELQMPLDMIFSEMSPRPVAAASLGQVYQARLRSNGKLVAVKVQRPGVQAVISLDIYILRFLAGVARKVGKFNTDLQAVLDEWASSLFREMDYREEARNGLKFRELYGKLRDVMVPEMYLEQTRRRVLIMEWVEGVRLSEVRDLYLVEVGVYCSLSQLLEYGFYHADPHPGNLLRTIDGKLAYLDFGMMGEFRQELRDGFIEACLHLVNRDFDGLAKDFVTLGLLPATAQKDEVTTALTGVFESAVNKGVQNISFGDLSGNLGQTMYKFKFQIPSYFSLVIRSLAVLEGIAISFNPNYKVLSSSYPWIARKVLTDNSPNLRSTLYTLLYKDGTFQIDRLESLLTESLRARTEQTLVRTQQDESDSSRFAIKQVLSFTLTEQGAFVKDLLLQEIAKGLDALGVATLSSVTSAAASRLPFAPSPSPSLNNEEATNLRNLYRLLLLVAKTPQKENSSRAPGHESTGEKGDDGADDMSLVLNEMRSFPEFLPVLSVIPELSPESQQQLLLLPADLTNLVLSRAVARTIRRMFI from the exons ATGCTTCTCCTCCgcccgctcccgctcccgctccctgCCCCGGCGCTGCGGGTCAGGCCCGCCGCCCGGGGGCCGCGTCCTCGGGCCGCCTCGGGCTACGGCGCCGGTGGTGTCTCGGAGGAGGACGCCTTCACCAGGTGCTCGGGGTACCTGTTCGAGGAGGGGCTGGCGACGGAGGGGGACCTCCCCACCGCGTACGACATCCCCGGCATCGCCAGAGTGTAcggccgccgcccgctcctcgtgcTCCGCCGCTCGCTGCAGATCGGGACCTCCTTCGGCCGCTGGTTCGCGCTGCGCTACCTCGACAGCCTCAACGACCGCGCCGACGACATGTTCGAG GTCAGGGCTGCTCAGCTAAGGAGGATTCTACTGGAACTTGGCCCG GCATTTGTGAAGATCGCACAAGCAGTTTCCTCACGGCCG GATGTGATTCCTCCTGCATACCTTGATGAACTTTCACTACTTCAAGACCGCATAGCACCATTTTCCACCGAGCTTGCTTTTGATATCATAGAAAAGGAGCTTCAGATGCCACTCGACATGATTTTCTCTGAAATGTCACCACGGCCTGTTGCTGCTGCATCTCTTGGGCAG GTTTACCAGGCTAGGTTACGTTCCAATGGGAAGTTAGTTGCCGTCAAAGTACAAAGGCCTGGAGTCCAAGCCGTAATTTCCTTGGATATCTATATCTTGAGGTTCCTCGCTGGTGTTGCCAGGAAGGTTGGCAAGTTCAACACAGACCTTCAG GCTGTCCTTGATGAATGGGCGTCAAGTCTATTTCGG GAGATGGATTATAGAGAAGAAGCAAGAAATGGACTTAAGTTCAG GGAATTATATGGGAAACTTAGAGATGTGATGGTTCCAGAAATGTATCTGGAACAGACGAGAAGACGAGTCCTTATCATGGAATGGGTTGAG GGGGTAAGGTTGTCCGAAGTTAGAGATCTATATCTGGTTGAG GTTGGAGTATACTGTTCACTTTCCCAGCTTTTGGAATATGGATTTTATCATGCAGACCCACATCCTGGAAATCTTCTACGTACAATTGATGGGAAGCTAGCATACTTAG ATTTTGGAATGATGGGAGAATTCCGACAAGAACTCCGTGATGGATTTATTGAAGCTTGTCTACATCTTGTTAATCGGGATTTTGATGGTTTAGCAAaagattttgttactcttgg TTTGCTTCCTGCAACTGCTCAGAAAGATGAAGTGACAACGGCATTGACAG GTGTATTTGAAAGTGCAGTTAACAAAGGAGTTCAAAATATAAGCTTTGGAGATCTGTCAGGGAATCTTGGGCAAACAAT GTATAAATTCAAGTTCCAGATTCCTTCATACTTCTCTCTTGTAATCCGAAG TCTTGCTGTCTTGGAAGGCATTGCAATCAGCTTCAATCCCAACTACAAAGTCTTGAGCAGTTCATACCCATGGATTGCAAGAAAAGTTCTCACTGACAACTCACCTAATCTTCGGTCAACATTGTACACGCTACTTTATAAG GATGGCACTTTCCAGATTGACCGTTTGGAGTCTTTGTTAACCGAG TCGCTCCGGGCCAGAACAGAGCAGACCTTGGTCAGAACTCAACAAGATGAAAGTGATAGTTCAAGATTTGCAATTAAACAAGTGCTGTCATTTACACTCACTGAACAG GGTGCCTTTGTGAAGGATTTACTTCTTCAGGAGATTGCTAAG GGACTAGATGCACTTGGAGTGGCCACATTAAGTTCTGTAACGTCTGCTGCAGCCTCAAGATTGCCATTTGCACCATCCCCATCGCCATCACTGAACAACGAGGAGGCCACTAACTTGAGAAACCTCTACCGCCTTCTCCTACTTGTAGCTAAGACTCCTCAGAAGGAAAACTCATCACGG GCTCCTGGACATGAAAGCACTGGGGAGAAAGGAGATGATGGCGCAGATGATATGTCTCTTGTGTTAAATGAGATGAGGTCTTTTCCAGAGTTTCTGCCAGTTCTTTCCGTCATTCCTGAG CTTTCACCAGAGTCCCAACAGCAGCTTCTCCTCCTGCCTGCGGATTTAACTAATCTTGTTTTATCTCGTGCTGTTGCAAGAACCATCAGAAGAATGTTCATATGA
- the LOC123190841 gene encoding uncharacterized protein, with the protein MAIVAGLVAPAAKPLGLSGARRRQHRGRWRVAAAAAAGVDLKALGSAIDKKDSQEARQALDELKELGWAKRWSSQPYMSRRTTSLRELTNLGIKNAENLAIPSVRNDAAFLFTVVGTTGFLAVLAGQLPGDWGFFVPYLTGSISLLVLAIGSISPGLLQVAIGSFSAVFPDYQERIARHEAAHFLVAYLTGLPILGYSLDIGKEHVNLVDDQLQKLLYSGQLDQKEVDRLAVISMAGLAAEGLEYDKVVGQSADLFTLQRFLNRTKPPLGKAQQQNLTRWAVLIAASLLKNNKAAHDALVSAMSQKATVLGCIEAIENAS; encoded by the exons ATGGCGATCGTGGCGGGTCTCGTCGCGCCGGCCGCGAAACCTCTCGGGCTctccggcgcgcggcggcggcagcaccGGGGCCGATGGagagttgcggcggcggcggcggccggggtggACCTCAAGGCGCTCGGGTCCGCCATCGACAAG AAGGACAGCCAGGAGGCCAGGCAGGCGCTGGACGAACTCAAGGAGCTGGGCTGGGCCAAGCGGTGGAGCTCGCAGCCCTACATGTCGCGCCGCACG ACGTCTCTGAGGGAGCTCACCAACCTCGGGATCAAGAACGCCGAGAACCTCGCCATCCCGAGCGTCAGGAACGAT GCGGCGTTTCTGTTCACGGTCGTCGGCACCACCGGATTCCTGGCCGTCCTTGCAGGCCAGCTCCCCGGG GATTGGGGCTTCTTCGTTCCCTACTTGACCGGAAGCATTTCCTTGCTAGTACTAGCCATCGGAAGCATATCTCCAGG TCTTCTGCAGGTTGCAATTGGTTCTTTTTCTGCAGTTTTCCCTGACTACCAAGAGAGAATTGCTAGGCATGAAGCTGCTCATTTTCTGG TTGCCTATTTGACTGGCCTACCTATCCTGGGATATTCTTTGGACATTGGAAAGGAGCATGTTAACCTCGTTGATGACCAGCTACAGAAGCTGCTATACAGCGGTCAGCTCGACCAaaaggaagtggacag GTTGGCTGTGATCTCCATGGCCGGACTGGCTGCTGAAGGCCTGGAATACGACAAGGTCGTCGGCCAATCAGCCGACCTATTCACCCTTCAG AGGTTCCTGAACCGAACTAAGCCGCCGCTAGGCAAAGCACAGCAGCAGAACCTTACGAGATGGGCG GTCCTGATTGCAGCCTCGCTTCTGAAGAACAACAAGGCGGCGCATGATGCCCTGGTGTCCGCCATGTCGCAGAAGGCCACCGTGCTCGGGTGCATCGAGGCAATAGAGAACGCCTCCTGA